One window of Hydractinia symbiolongicarpus strain clone_291-10 chromosome 3, HSymV2.1, whole genome shotgun sequence genomic DNA carries:
- the LOC130636968 gene encoding melanopsin-like: MPNNATDLMKCVGLDRILILTPLSRINYIIHASAILILCFCTLACNSLYIYTVFRVKKLRESSNVLYILLSVSDLLSSLTRLPIYAYLLAGVISNKPQCFLLDLLATHGFIFSTMSMFAISFISVEVYLAVLKPFLYRRLVKGKVLKVLLLLAWIPCIAIPILVMYVYPSVFSYYRSFQVLFVVIMYACLIVYQRYIYCYIKKNERSCNGYKRKVARIAVQVLAVYGLCFIPWLVVAVIYRFYHSDLIIVFVYPWCIYFVYLNSLFDTFIYGFRSKHDRREALEFWGFNRVNPG, from the coding sequence ATGCCGAATAATGCTACCGATTTGATGAAATGTGTTGGCTTGGATCGAATCTTGATATTAACACCTTTGTCAAGAATAAATTATATCATACATGCGTCCGCCATTTTAATACTATGTTTTTGTACGCTTGCGTGTAACAGTCTTTACATATACACTGTGTTTAGAGTCAAAAAGTTACGAGAATCTTCCAATGTTTTGTACATTCTACTGTCCGTGTCTGACTTACTGTCTAGTTTGACTCGCTTACCCATCTACGCCTACTTGCTTGCCGGTGTTATATCCAATAAGCCACAATGCTTTTTGCTGGACCTTCTAGCTACACATGGTTTTATTTTCTCCACAATGTCAATGTTTGCGATCAGTTTTATTTCTGTCGAAGTTTACCTAGCTGTGTTGAAACCCTTCCTTTATAGACGGTTGGTGAAAGGAAAAGTTTTGAAGGTACTTCTCTTGTTAGCATGGATACCCTGTATTGCCATCCCAATATTGGTTATGTATGTCTACCCCAGCGTTTTTAGTTACTACAGATCGTTTCAAGTGCTGTTCGTCGTAATCATGTACGCCTGCTTAATCGTATATCAACGATACATATactgttatataaaaaaaaatgaaagaagttgTAACGGGTACAAGAGAAAAGTAGCAAGAATCGCTGTGCAAGTCTTAGCGGTTTATGGTTTATGTTTTATTCCGTGGTTAGTTGTAGCAGTAATTTATCGATTTTATCATTCAGATTTGATTATCGTTTTCGTATACCCGTggtgtatatattttgtatatttaaacTCGTTGTTTGACACGTTCATTTATGGATTTCGTTCTAAACACGATAGAAGGGAAGCTCTGGAATTTTGGGGTTTTAATCGAGTAAATCCTGGTTAA